Genomic window (Microbacterium oxydans):
TGAGGGCGCGCGTGCGGGTGAGTCCCTTCGCGGCGGCGGTGCGGACGAAGTCCTGTCCGGCGGCCTGCAGGGTCGCACTGCGGACGAATCGCATCAGCATCGCACCCTCGACGATGCCGATCGTCAGCGCGGGGAGCAGCAGCGACTCGATGGCCTTGCCCGGGGTCGACCAGCCGGTGCGCGGGAAGCCCTGCGGTGGCAGCCAGCCGAGCCAGACCGAGAACACGACGATGAGCATCATGCCCGCCCAGACCACGGGCACGGCGGCCAGGGCCTGCGCGCCCACGCTGAGTGCGGTGCCGCCCCGCCGGTTGCGCAGGAGGGCGGCGAGGATGCCGAACGGCACAGCGATGATCACGGCGATGAGCAGGGCCATGATCCCCAGGGGCACGGTCACCTGAGCCTTGAGCAACAGCTCCGCACCGACCGAGGCGCCCGACAGCTGCGACGTTCCGAGGTCACCGCGGAAGATCCCGCCGATCCAGTCGGTGTACTGCGTGAGCAGGGGGCGGTTCAGGCCGAGCGACTCGCGAAGCGCATCGACTTCGGCGGGGGAGGCCTGGGTGCCGGCGATCAGCTGCGCGACGTCACCGGGGAAGACGCGCAGCGTGAGGAAGATGAGGACGCTCGACACGAGGAGCCCTGCGATGAGCAGGGCTCCTCGGACGAGCGCGTAGCGGATCACGAAGGGGTGACCGCTCGTTACTTCTCAGCGGAGACGGTGACGTCGGCCAGGTTGATGCGCGAGTTGATCGAGTCCTCCGGGAACCCGGAGACGATCGGGCTCACCGCGGTGATGGTCTCGCCGTTGTACAGCCAGTCCGCGGCGTGGTCCTCCGACACGATGCGGGCAGCCTGCGCGAGGAGATCCGCGGACTTGTCCGGGTCGACCTCCTCCAGCGCCTTCGCGTACAGGTCCTGGACCTTCGCGTTGTCGTAGCCGAAGTAGTAGTCCGGGTTGGCGAAGTTGCCGAAGTCGCGCGGCTCGACGTGGAGCACGAAGCTCAGGTCGTAGTCGTGGTTGGTGTACACGTCCTCCAGCCAGGTGGGGAACTCGACCGAGTTGACGTCGAGCGTCACGCCGACCTTCTTGAAGTCGGAGATCAGCACCTTCGGGACCGTCGTGCCGTAGAACGAGGGGATCGTGAGGGTCAGCTCCAGGTCTTCCTGACCGGCCTCGGCCAGGAGCGACTTGGCCTTCTCCGGGTCGTAGGAGATCACGTCCGACAGATCTTCGTAGCCCGGGTCGAGCTCGGGGATCGGACCGTACAGGGTCGTTCCGGCGCCGACGGCCTCGATCAGGCCCTCGTGGTCGATCGCGAGTCGCAGCGCTTCGCGCACGCGCACGTCGTCCAGCGGAGCCTTCTTGTTGTTGAAGGCGAGCGTCGCCTTGTCGGTCGTGCGTCCCTTCGTCAGGGTGAAGTCGCCCTCGAGCTGCGATGCGAGGTTCGGGTCCACGGCGGTGAGCACGT
Coding sequences:
- a CDS encoding ABC transporter permease, yielding MIRYALVRGALLIAGLLVSSVLIFLTLRVFPGDVAQLIAGTQASPAEVDALRESLGLNRPLLTQYTDWIGGIFRGDLGTSQLSGASVGAELLLKAQVTVPLGIMALLIAVIIAVPFGILAALLRNRRGGTALSVGAQALAAVPVVWAGMMLIVVFSVWLGWLPPQGFPRTGWSTPGKAIESLLLPALTIGIVEGAMLMRFVRSATLQAAGQDFVRTAAAKGLTRTRALIQHGIPAVGLSIITVLGLQVAGIIVGSVVIEQLFTLPGIGRMLVADVGTRDLIKVQSELLVLTGFVLIVGFVVDLLHRAIDPRQREAA
- a CDS encoding ABC transporter substrate-binding protein — translated: MFRRTRRLALISALAATAVILSACSGTPDQAPSSAPSSPDPDATLHVGLVLEPTNLDIRHTSGAALEQILIDNIYEGLVSRTQDNEVEGRLASDYEVSDDGLTYTFSLSDGIVFHDGTPLTSADVVSSYETVRTDKTVQGNAEFAAVTSITAPDATTVKIVLSEPNQNFLFALTGPAGLVFKTGDKTDLKTAENGTGPFTLTRWNTGSSITFARNDDYWGEAAGVAQVEFQYIPDFTAGVNAALAHDVDVLTAVDPNLASQLEGDFTLTKGRTTDKATLAFNNKKAPLDDVRVREALRLAIDHEGLIEAVGAGTTLYGPIPELDPGYEDLSDVISYDPEKAKSLLAEAGQEDLELTLTIPSFYGTTVPKVLISDFKKVGVTLDVNSVEFPTWLEDVYTNHDYDLSFVLHVEPRDFGNFANPDYYFGYDNAKVQDLYAKALEEVDPDKSADLLAQAARIVSEDHAADWLYNGETITAVSPIVSGFPEDSINSRINLADVTVSAEK